The window GTTAAGAGTCTTTCGTAGACATCTAATACGTAACTAATATATCAAAGGTGTTCGAGATCGTCTCGCTGCAGGGCGGATTGGGCAGCTGCCCCGCCGTCGCTGTCTTCGTCAGGGGCGCTGTTCGATGAGGGTGAGCTGGGTTCCATCCGGGTCTATCAGGAATCCCGCACGTAGACCCCACGTCTGCTGACGGACCGGGTGGAGGCGTGGCATGCCGGCGGTCGTGACCGCCACTCCGGTTCGGAGTACGGCGTCGTACAGTTCGTCGACGTCAGCGACACGCAGGCAACACATGAAGTTGCTTGAGTACGGATCAAGGTCCGGGGAGGGAAAGAACTCCAGTTGCAGTCCGCCTCGGGTCAGGATCATCCAACCTTGGTCGCGGAACAGACGTACAAAACCGAAACCACCGTAGAACAGTTCGGTCGCGTCGAAGTCTCGAGAGGGGAGATTTGGG is drawn from Arthrobacter sp. 31Y and contains these coding sequences:
- a CDS encoding bleomycin resistance protein, which produces MASAPARDLAVPNLPSRDFDATELFYGGFGFVRLFRDQGWMILTRGGLQLEFFPSPDLDPYSSNFMCCLRVADVDELYDAVLRTGVAVTTAGMPRLHPVRQQTWGLRAGFLIDPDGTQLTLIEQRP